In one Desulfoferula mesophila genomic region, the following are encoded:
- a CDS encoding fatty acid desaturase family protein, with protein sequence MILKLEFGEDKKFETDLHHRVNQYFEAGGGRSKSGDWRLYLKTGVIFALFVASYVLLVFVAQSIWQGLLLVTLLGLCTALIGFNVAHDAGHKSFAKRPWVNQAMAATMDLVGGSSYLWFWKHVVIHHRYVNITGYDTDIDLGFLGRLSPHQERLPFHRWQHIYLWFVYGFLAIQWEFLADFKKIILGRIGGHGFSRPTSWDLTVFIVGRVAFFTWALLFPWLFHPWYAVIFFYGVGVLVLGGSLSIVFQIPHCVAESEFPLPNPDTGRMENAWSVHQSNVTVDYARRNPLAGWLFGGLNFHKEHHLFPTISHIHYPAIAGIVEQTCRDHGLAYREHRSFSSGIAAHYRWLREMGREDRFSK encoded by the coding sequence TTGATTTTAAAGTTAGAGTTCGGCGAGGACAAAAAGTTTGAGACCGACCTGCACCACCGCGTCAACCAATACTTCGAGGCCGGCGGGGGGAGGTCAAAATCGGGGGATTGGCGCCTTTACTTGAAGACCGGGGTAATTTTCGCCCTTTTCGTGGCCTCCTATGTGCTGTTGGTGTTTGTGGCCCAGAGCATTTGGCAGGGCCTGCTGCTGGTCACCCTGCTGGGTTTGTGCACTGCCCTGATCGGCTTCAACGTCGCCCATGACGCGGGGCACAAGTCCTTCGCCAAAAGGCCGTGGGTCAATCAGGCCATGGCGGCCACCATGGACCTGGTCGGGGGCAGCTCCTACCTGTGGTTTTGGAAACACGTGGTGATCCATCACCGCTATGTCAACATCACGGGATATGACACGGACATAGATCTGGGTTTTCTCGGCCGCCTGTCGCCGCACCAAGAAAGGCTTCCTTTCCATCGTTGGCAACATATCTACCTCTGGTTCGTCTACGGTTTTTTGGCCATCCAGTGGGAATTCTTGGCGGATTTTAAAAAAATAATATTAGGGCGTATCGGCGGGCACGGTTTTTCCCGGCCGACCTCCTGGGATCTGACGGTATTCATCGTCGGGAGGGTCGCCTTCTTCACTTGGGCGCTGTTATTTCCCTGGCTCTTCCACCCTTGGTATGCCGTGATTTTTTTCTACGGCGTCGGGGTTCTGGTGCTGGGCGGGTCCCTGAGCATCGTGTTCCAGATACCCCACTGCGTGGCGGAGTCGGAATTCCCCTTGCCCAACCCGGACACGGGACGCATGGAAAATGCCTGGTCGGTGCACCAATCCAACGTGACGGTGGACTATGCCCGCCGAAACCCGTTGGCTGGCTGGTTGTTTGGCGGGTTGAATTTTCACAAGGAACATCATCTGTTCCCGACGATCAGCCACATCCATTACCCGGCCATCGCCGGGATAGTGGAGCAAACCTGCCGGGACCACGGCCTGGCCTACAGGGAGCACCGGTCGTTTTCGTCGGGCATAGCGGCCCATTACCGCTGGCTGCGCGAGATGGGGCGAGAGGACCGCTTTTCCAAATAG